Part of the Paenibacillus sp. JNUCC32 genome is shown below.
CTGTTCCCAGAAGGAAGCGGTGAGTGGCTGATTCACAAACAGCCAGCGTCCGCCCAAGAAAGGTCCGCCGACATTTTCCCATAAAACAACCGGAGCGGCGACCTCTCTCCCGTTCGCCGTGCTTCCCTTAAGGAGCGGGTAAATCCGGGTATCCATCGGCCCGGCCGATCCCATTTGATGAGGCAGATCACTGCTCTTCGTGACATGCGGAACCAAATTCCACGTAACGCTGACGGTTAACCGTTCCCGGCTGCCCTCCATCAGCGGTATAACGTCGCTTGCAATCAAATGATCGACACGCCCGCTGTCCACAGGCAGCACCTCATGAATATGAAGCTGCTGGTGATACGCCGTCTGTTCGTGCTCCACCACCCAAGCGCCGTCCTCTTTGCGGACAGGACGCTTGAAGGGTGCGCCGCCAACGCTGACCAAGCCGCCGCCGTTTCTCAGAAAGTCCAGAATCGCTCTCCAGGCGGATTTCGGAAAATAAGGCGCGTGCAAATTGACAAAGCTTGCACCTTGTCCGCCTGAAGATGCCAGCGCTTCAGCGAGGTCCTCGGCGCCGCACACCGCATCGAATGCATTCAGAGCCGCGGCGCTAGCCGGCAAACCGGCAGCTTCTGCTGCCGGAAAGGACGGATCATAGAATACAATCAAGCGCCCGCTCATAGAATCCCTGCTTTCATCGCCTGGTACACCAATTGCGAGAACAGGCTGTTGGACCAAGCAAACCACGATCTGGTGAAGACTTTCGGATCGTCGGCATGGAACCCTTCATGCATGAAGCCGGTATCGGCATCGGTCGCTTCCAGCAGCGCAATCATCTCCAGCTTCTCTTCTGCCGTCTGCGCCGTAATCCCCTGCATCGACAAGGCCATATGCCAGATATAATCCGGCGGCGTGTGCGGACTGCCGATGCCTTTGGCAACGGTCCCCTCGTAGTAGAAAGGATTTTCTTTGCTGAGCGCGAACCGTCTGGTGTTCTGGTAGATAGGATCATCTGCTGAGCAATATCCCAGATAAGGAATGGACATCAATCCTGGAGTGCCCGCATCATCCATCAGGCAGTAATTTCCGTAACCGTCCGTTTCATAGGCGTAGATCGGACCGAACTCCGGATGACGATAGATGCCGTACAACTGAATTCCGTGATCCACGTCGGCTTCAAGTCGTTTCAATTCATCCAGCAGTTTCATGTCACGGAACACCCATTCCGCGAATTCCTGCATTTGACGAAGGGCCACAACGGCAAACATGTTCCCCGGAATGTTGTAGTGGAAATCACAGGCATCGTCGCTTGAACGGAAGCCCGACCAGATCATGCCCGTATAATTCACAGGCATGCCGAGACCGTTGTTGCGCAAGGAGTCGGTTGGAATTCCGTTATCCCGAGTGAAACGGTAAGGCGATTTCTCGAAATGGTGCTGTTCGGTTTTAAACAGCTCGATGATTTTGATCATAGCCGACTTAAAGTTGGCGTCGAACACATCCGTCAGGCCGGTTTCCTTCCAGTACAGGTAGGCCAGGCGAACGGAGAAGCACAGCGAATCGATTTCGAATTTGCGCTCCCATACCCATGGCGACATGTCCGTTTCGTCGGTCGTGTTCCAGTGCCAGTCGTTGGCCGATTCATTGA
Proteins encoded:
- a CDS encoding glycoside hydrolase family 125 protein: MEQFRLPKIPMPELELPQSIQAVLQEAEEKLAHRPKLLQLFKNTFPNTLETTTKLMEDGTTFVITGDIPAMWLRDSVEQVIHYIPFAKNDPQLQRILSGLIKRHFQYIHIDPYANAFNESANDWHWNTTDETDMSPWVWERKFEIDSLCFSVRLAYLYWKETGLTDVFDANFKSAMIKIIELFKTEQHHFEKSPYRFTRDNGIPTDSLRNNGLGMPVNYTGMIWSGFRSSDDACDFHYNIPGNMFAVVALRQMQEFAEWVFRDMKLLDELKRLEADVDHGIQLYGIYRHPEFGPIYAYETDGYGNYCLMDDAGTPGLMSIPYLGYCSADDPIYQNTRRFALSKENPFYYEGTVAKGIGSPHTPPDYIWHMALSMQGITAQTAEEKLEMIALLEATDADTGFMHEGFHADDPKVFTRSWFAWSNSLFSQLVYQAMKAGIL